One genomic segment of Hugenholtzia roseola DSM 9546 includes these proteins:
- the gldL gene encoding gliding motility protein GldL: MAHQKESGLQKFYRVIVPKATSLGAAIVVLGACFKIMHWPGAGVMLTVGLITESVIFLMGVFEPAQPPAAHYEWERVYPELAEQAAAAKKPIKGSDGKEVAAVAGLDKMLAEANLSADAFKKFGQGIQSLNDTASRMKDISEAVTATNQYAGSVKQASQSLSSLNEAYSKTVASMGAMADAAKEAKEYHTQVQAITKNLAGLNAVYEMELKDANSHLKAMNKFYSNLTAAMENMADASKESQLFKEQMTKLTSNLTTLNKVYGNMLTAMKG, encoded by the coding sequence ATGGCTCATCAAAAAGAATCTGGTCTTCAGAAGTTTTATCGCGTAATCGTTCCCAAAGCGACAAGTTTGGGTGCTGCAATCGTTGTACTCGGTGCGTGTTTTAAAATTATGCACTGGCCTGGCGCAGGTGTGATGCTTACCGTAGGTTTGATTACAGAGTCTGTTATCTTCCTTATGGGTGTGTTCGAGCCTGCTCAACCGCCTGCTGCTCACTATGAGTGGGAGCGTGTTTATCCTGAATTGGCAGAGCAAGCGGCTGCTGCAAAGAAGCCTATCAAAGGTAGCGACGGCAAAGAAGTAGCTGCCGTAGCAGGTCTTGACAAGATGTTGGCAGAAGCGAATCTTAGCGCAGATGCTTTCAAAAAATTCGGACAAGGTATCCAGTCTTTAAACGACACTGCCTCACGCATGAAAGACATCTCTGAAGCCGTTACTGCCACAAACCAATATGCAGGTAGCGTAAAACAGGCTTCTCAATCGCTTTCAAGCCTAAACGAAGCCTACTCTAAAACAGTAGCCTCTATGGGCGCAATGGCAGATGCTGCAAAAGAAGCAAAGGAATATCACACCCAAGTTCAAGCCATTACTAAAAACTTAGCAGGTTTGAATGCAGTGTATGAAATGGAATTGAAAGATGCCAATAGCCACTTAAAGGCGATGAATAAGTTTTATTCTAACCTTACTGCGGCAATGGAAAACATGGCAGACGCAAGCAAGGAATCACAACTCTTCAAAGAGCAAATGACCAAGCTTACTTCAAACCTTACTACTTTGAACAAGGTCTACGGCAATATGCTTACCGCTATGAAAGGCTAA
- a CDS encoding endonuclease MutS2: MIYPDNIEPKLGFDKIRTLLKEECQGTMGRELVAQMSFSTDYVEIAKSTEETAEFVKLITLNENPPEGYYLDVSAYLQKAAIENNFLTEAEFADLKNSLTTLYQTVRLIKRQPQEEFPRLRALCAEVEVPYQILEALARVIDDQGRLRSNASPELQKIRQEIIRTQAFLRKRIEQILKNAKSQDYTKDDVEITLREGRMVIPVKTEYRKQVKGIIHDSSATGQTVFIEPEEIIDLNNDIKQLTNQEKREIIRILTALTNEIRPYLGVLTHAYSFLAHIDFVRAKARLAVKMQALNPHFENRPLIKWHKAYHPLLLLSYQKQNKAVVPHTITLDGHKRILLISGPNAGGKSVTLKMTGLVQYMYQCGLLVPMEEGSRMGIFQDIFVDIGDEQSLENDLSTYSSHLTNMKKLLFFGKKSSLCLIDEFGTGTEPQIGAAIAEAILEQLEKQRVFAVITTHYANLKLMAERLPTIVNGAMRFDVENMEPLFQLEMGKPGSSFALEIAKKIGLPKDVLQNAASKVGNEQVEMEKLLRSLEKQNSRLMHQNQEAQNKHRLYEKLVKEYEKAKLDLDTNRKKMLNEAKQEAKLLLKQANQKIEETIRLIKEGQAEKEITKLLRKELAQFQDQTLREEEVELPLETPTEDDTIEGEIGVGDWVRLQGQSSAGEVIELRGKDAVVQVGVLKTTVALKKLLKVNKKAYVNTTATPIRTNIGSNLHERVLHFSPELDLRGKRAEEAQAEVEAFLDEALMLNQKHLRILHGKGNGVLRQVVRDTLRQYKEIRDMKDEHADRGGAGITLVEL, encoded by the coding sequence ATGATTTACCCCGATAATATAGAACCCAAGTTAGGTTTCGATAAAATAAGGACGCTTTTAAAGGAAGAATGTCAAGGCACAATGGGCAGAGAGTTGGTCGCTCAAATGTCTTTTTCTACCGACTATGTCGAAATTGCCAAAAGTACAGAGGAAACGGCAGAGTTTGTCAAATTGATTACTTTAAATGAGAATCCGCCCGAAGGCTACTACCTCGATGTATCGGCATATTTGCAGAAAGCCGCGATAGAAAACAATTTCCTAACCGAAGCGGAATTTGCCGACCTAAAAAACTCACTTACTACCCTTTACCAAACGGTGCGCCTTATCAAGCGGCAGCCCCAAGAGGAATTTCCGCGCTTGCGTGCTTTGTGTGCCGAAGTGGAAGTGCCGTATCAAATTTTGGAGGCACTGGCGCGTGTGATAGACGACCAAGGCAGGCTTAGAAGCAATGCCTCGCCCGAATTACAGAAAATCAGGCAGGAGATTATCCGCACACAAGCCTTTTTGCGAAAGCGCATCGAGCAGATTTTGAAAAATGCAAAAAGTCAGGATTATACCAAAGATGATGTAGAAATTACGCTGCGCGAAGGGCGAATGGTCATTCCCGTCAAGACAGAATATAGAAAACAGGTAAAGGGGATTATTCACGATTCCTCCGCCACTGGGCAGACCGTTTTTATCGAACCCGAAGAAATTATAGACCTCAATAACGACATCAAACAGCTCACCAATCAGGAAAAGCGTGAGATTATTCGGATTCTAACGGCTCTGACCAACGAAATCCGCCCTTATTTGGGCGTGCTTACCCATGCGTATTCTTTTTTGGCACACATAGATTTTGTACGGGCAAAGGCGCGATTAGCGGTCAAGATGCAGGCTTTAAATCCACATTTCGAAAATCGTCCGCTTATCAAATGGCACAAAGCCTATCACCCCTTGTTACTTTTATCTTACCAGAAGCAAAACAAGGCGGTTGTGCCACACACCATTACCCTCGATGGACACAAACGCATCTTGCTTATTTCAGGTCCTAATGCAGGTGGAAAATCCGTTACTTTGAAGATGACAGGTTTGGTGCAATATATGTATCAGTGCGGTTTGCTTGTGCCAATGGAGGAAGGCTCGCGCATGGGTATTTTCCAAGATATTTTTGTAGATATTGGTGATGAGCAGTCGTTGGAAAACGATTTGAGTACCTATTCTTCGCATCTGACCAATATGAAAAAGTTGCTCTTTTTTGGCAAAAAATCGTCTTTGTGTCTAATAGATGAGTTTGGCACAGGCACAGAACCACAAATCGGGGCAGCCATTGCAGAGGCGATTTTGGAGCAATTAGAAAAGCAGCGTGTCTTTGCCGTCATCACGACTCACTATGCCAATCTCAAACTTATGGCGGAGCGTTTGCCTACGATTGTCAATGGGGCAATGCGTTTTGATGTGGAAAATATGGAGCCGCTTTTCCAACTCGAAATGGGCAAACCGGGTAGTTCTTTTGCCTTAGAGATTGCCAAAAAAATAGGCTTACCCAAAGATGTCTTGCAAAATGCCGCTTCTAAGGTTGGAAATGAGCAGGTAGAAATGGAAAAACTCTTGCGCAGTTTGGAAAAGCAAAATTCGCGCTTGATGCACCAAAATCAGGAAGCCCAAAATAAGCACCGTTTGTACGAAAAATTGGTCAAAGAGTATGAAAAGGCGAAACTCGATTTGGACACAAACCGCAAAAAGATGCTCAACGAAGCCAAGCAAGAAGCCAAGCTATTGCTCAAACAAGCCAATCAGAAAATAGAAGAAACCATCAGACTTATCAAAGAAGGGCAGGCAGAAAAAGAAATCACCAAACTTTTGAGAAAAGAATTGGCACAGTTTCAAGACCAGACCCTGCGCGAAGAGGAAGTAGAGCTACCCCTCGAAACGCCAACAGAAGACGATACCATAGAGGGCGAAATCGGCGTAGGCGATTGGGTGCGCTTGCAGGGGCAGAGTTCGGCAGGCGAGGTCATCGAGCTACGTGGAAAAGATGCCGTTGTGCAGGTGGGCGTTCTCAAAACGACGGTAGCCCTCAAAAAACTCCTCAAAGTCAATAAAAAAGCCTACGTCAATACTACTGCTACGCCTATCCGAACCAATATCGGCTCTAATCTGCACGAGCGCGTCCTGCACTTTTCCCCCGAATTAGACCTAAGAGGCAAGCGTGCCGAAGAAGCCCAAGCTGAAGTAGAAGCCTTTTTAGATGAAGCCCTGATGCTCAATCAGAAGCACCTGCGCATCTTGCATGGCAAAGGAAATGGCGTTTTGAGGCAGGTAGTACGCGACACGCTACGCCAATACAAGGAAATTCGCGACATGAAAGACGAACACGCCGATAGAGGCGGAGCGGGCATTACCTTAGTAGAACTCTAA